Proteins from one Devosia chinhatensis genomic window:
- the cysT gene encoding sulfate ABC transporter permease subunit CysT → MSVFRIRQASVIPGFGLTMGFTLAYFSLIILVPLVALVLRSAGLGWNGFWSMALDPRVLASLRTSFVTALIAAGINVVFGTLIAWVLVRYRFPGRRIFDAMVDLPFALPTAVAGIALTAIYAPNGFVGQVLAPLGVRVAYTPIGITIAMVFIGLPFVVRTIQPILEETSKEVEEASATLGANRFQTISRVLLPSLAPAILTGFALAFARAVGEYGSVIFIAGNIPFVSEIAPLLIVIRLEEFNYAGAAVIATVMLAISFAMLFVINLIQAWSRRRYGYGH, encoded by the coding sequence ATGAGTGTGTTTCGCATCCGCCAAGCCAGCGTCATTCCCGGTTTCGGGCTGACGATGGGTTTTACGCTCGCCTATTTCTCGCTGATCATTCTGGTGCCCCTAGTTGCACTGGTGCTGCGGTCGGCGGGGCTCGGGTGGAACGGCTTCTGGTCCATGGCGCTCGATCCGCGCGTGCTCGCGTCCCTGCGCACCAGTTTCGTGACCGCGCTCATCGCTGCCGGCATCAACGTGGTCTTCGGCACGCTGATCGCCTGGGTCCTCGTGCGCTACCGGTTTCCCGGCCGGCGCATCTTCGATGCCATGGTCGACCTGCCCTTTGCCCTGCCCACTGCCGTGGCCGGCATTGCGCTCACCGCCATCTATGCACCCAATGGCTTTGTCGGGCAGGTGCTGGCCCCGCTCGGCGTGCGCGTTGCCTATACGCCCATCGGCATCACTATCGCCATGGTGTTCATCGGCCTGCCCTTCGTGGTGCGCACCATCCAGCCCATTCTCGAAGAGACCAGTAAGGAGGTCGAGGAGGCGTCCGCTACTCTCGGCGCCAACCGCTTCCAGACCATTTCGCGCGTTCTCCTCCCCAGCCTAGCGCCGGCCATCCTCACCGGTTTCGCGCTCGCCTTTGCCCGGGCGGTCGGCGAATACGGCTCGGTCATCTTCATTGCCGGCAACATTCCCTTTGTCTCGGAAATCGCGCCGCTCCTGATCGTCATCCGGCTCGAAGAGTTCAATTATGCCGGCGCCGCCGTCATCGCCACGGTGATGCTGGCCATTTCCTTCGCCATGCTTTTCGTCATCAATCTCATTCAGGCCTGGAGCCGCAGGAGATATGGCTATGGCCACTAG